In Rhodamnia argentea isolate NSW1041297 chromosome 4, ASM2092103v1, whole genome shotgun sequence, the following proteins share a genomic window:
- the LOC115743533 gene encoding homeobox protein knotted-1-like 3 isoform X1 has translation MSFPKHHLSPDDLSSHLHHHNHFPHQPPPPHPHEPSPTTSSSSAPNWLNAALLHNPTANFLNLHTSTHSSSHVMTGVIAPPHDPAGGERRGDDGAAALEDWRDAKHKAEIVGHPLYEQLLSAHVACLRIATPVDQLPRIDSQLAQSAQVVAKYSALGAAAGHDGVGDDKELDQFLTHYVLLLCSFREQLQQHVRVHAMEAVMACWEIEQSLQSLTGVAPGQGTGATMSDDEDDQIDGDPNLFDGSLDGPDSMGFGPLIPTETERSLMERVRQELKHELKQGYKEKIVDIREEILRKRRAGKLPGDTTSILKGWWQSHAKWPYPTEEDKVKLVQETGLHLKQINNWFINQRKRNWHSNSSSPSVSKSKRKR, from the exons ATGTCCTTCCCAAAACACCACCTCTCTCCCGACGACCTCTCTtcccacctccaccaccacaaCCACTTTCCCCAccaaccgccgccgccacaTCCCCACGAACCCTCCCCAACCACCAGCTCCTCCTCCGCCCCCAACTGGCTCAACGCCGCCCTCCTCCACAACCCCACGGCCAACTTCCTCAACCTCCACACCTCCACCCACTCCTCCTCCCACGTCATGACCGGCGTCATCGCGCCTCCCCACGACCCGGCGGGAGGGGAAAGGCGCGGGGACGACGGCGCCGCTGCATTGGAGGACTGGCGAGACGCCAAGCACAAGGCCGAGATCGTGGGCCACCCTCTGTACGAGCAGCTCCTGTCGGCTCACGTGGCCTGCCTCCGGATTGCGACGCCGGTCGACCAGCTTCCCAGGATCGACTCGCAGCTCGCCCAGTCGGCTCAGGTTGTGGCTAAGTACTCGGCTCTCGGTGCTGCTGCCGGCCACGACGGGGTTGGGGACGACAAGGAGCTTGACCAATTCTTG ACGCATTACGTCCTCTTGCTCTGTTCTTTTAGAGAGCAGCTACAGCAACATGTCCGAGTCCACGCCATGGAAGCAGTAATGGCTTGCTGGGAGATTGAGCAGTCCCTGCAGAGCTTAACAG GAGTTGCACCCGGTCAAGGAACCGGTGCGACTATGTCCGATGACGAAGATGACCAGATAGATGGCGATCCAAACCTATTTGATGGAAGTTTGGATGGTCCAGACAGCATGGGATTCGGCCCTCTCATTCCAACGGAGACAGAGCGATCGTTAATGGAACGCGTGAGGCAAGAATTGAAGCACGAGTTGAAACAG GGGTACAAGGAGAAAATAGTCGATATTAGAGAGGAAATTTTGCGCAAGAGGAGAGCGGGAAAGCTTCCAGGGGATACTACGTCCATCCTAAAAGGCTGGTGGCAGTCGCACGCTAAATGGCCATATCCTACG GAGGAAGACAAGGTGAAGCTGGTACAGGAAACCGGTTTGCATTTGAAGCAGATAAACAATTGGTTCATCAACCAGAGGAAAAGGAACTGGCACAGCAACTCTTCATCACCGTCTGTCTCGAAAAGCAAGCGCAAAAG GTGA
- the LOC115743533 gene encoding homeobox protein knotted-1-like 3 isoform X2 — protein sequence MSFPKHHLSPDDLSSHLHHHNHFPHQPPPPHPHEPSPTTSSSSAPNWLNAALLHNPTANFLNLHTSTHSSSHVMTGVIAPPHDPAGGERRGDDGAAALEDWRDAKHKAEIVGHPLYEQLLSAHVACLRIATPVDQLPRIDSQLAQSAQVVAKYSALGAAAGHDGVGDDKELDQFLTHYVLLLCSFREQLQQHVRVHAMEAVMACWEIEQSLQSLTGVAPGQGTGATMSDDEDDQIDGDPNLFDGSLDGPDSMGFGPLIPTETERSLMERVRQELKHELKQGYKEKIVDIREEILRKRRAGKLPGDTTSILKGWWQSHAKWPYPTVRSMLNDVKRDQESWN from the exons ATGTCCTTCCCAAAACACCACCTCTCTCCCGACGACCTCTCTtcccacctccaccaccacaaCCACTTTCCCCAccaaccgccgccgccacaTCCCCACGAACCCTCCCCAACCACCAGCTCCTCCTCCGCCCCCAACTGGCTCAACGCCGCCCTCCTCCACAACCCCACGGCCAACTTCCTCAACCTCCACACCTCCACCCACTCCTCCTCCCACGTCATGACCGGCGTCATCGCGCCTCCCCACGACCCGGCGGGAGGGGAAAGGCGCGGGGACGACGGCGCCGCTGCATTGGAGGACTGGCGAGACGCCAAGCACAAGGCCGAGATCGTGGGCCACCCTCTGTACGAGCAGCTCCTGTCGGCTCACGTGGCCTGCCTCCGGATTGCGACGCCGGTCGACCAGCTTCCCAGGATCGACTCGCAGCTCGCCCAGTCGGCTCAGGTTGTGGCTAAGTACTCGGCTCTCGGTGCTGCTGCCGGCCACGACGGGGTTGGGGACGACAAGGAGCTTGACCAATTCTTG ACGCATTACGTCCTCTTGCTCTGTTCTTTTAGAGAGCAGCTACAGCAACATGTCCGAGTCCACGCCATGGAAGCAGTAATGGCTTGCTGGGAGATTGAGCAGTCCCTGCAGAGCTTAACAG GAGTTGCACCCGGTCAAGGAACCGGTGCGACTATGTCCGATGACGAAGATGACCAGATAGATGGCGATCCAAACCTATTTGATGGAAGTTTGGATGGTCCAGACAGCATGGGATTCGGCCCTCTCATTCCAACGGAGACAGAGCGATCGTTAATGGAACGCGTGAGGCAAGAATTGAAGCACGAGTTGAAACAG GGGTACAAGGAGAAAATAGTCGATATTAGAGAGGAAATTTTGCGCAAGAGGAGAGCGGGAAAGCTTCCAGGGGATACTACGTCCATCCTAAAAGGCTGGTGGCAGTCGCACGCTAAATGGCCATATCCTACGGTACGCTCTATGTT GAATGATGTGAAAAGAGACCAAGAAAGTTGGAACTGA